Proteins co-encoded in one Kiritimatiellia bacterium genomic window:
- a CDS encoding nucleotidyltransferase, which yields MKPTLMIMAAGVGSRYGGLKQLDPVGPGGEIIMDYSVFDALRAGFGRVVFVIRRSIEKDFRDAIGSRFESRVDTAYAFQELDRLPAGFAVPADRQKPWGTGHAMLVARDLVPGPFAVINADDFYGAGAFQLLGDYLRACPAVGHDYAMVGYTLRDTLSDHGTVTRGICDCDDRLYLRRIVETAKVARDGRRAVTADAAGQPQALTGDEWVSMNAWAFTPTIFDHLDREFGLFLKKQGADPKAEFFIPGVVGSLIGEGRVRVRVLPGTGRWFGITYREDKPSIVAALQDMVSQGQYPARLWS from the coding sequence ATGAAACCGACCCTAATGATCATGGCGGCAGGCGTGGGCAGCCGGTACGGCGGGCTCAAGCAATTGGATCCCGTCGGGCCCGGCGGCGAGATCATCATGGACTACTCGGTGTTTGACGCGCTGCGCGCCGGGTTCGGCCGCGTGGTCTTCGTCATCCGCCGGTCGATCGAGAAGGATTTCCGGGATGCCATCGGCAGTCGTTTCGAAAGCCGCGTGGATACCGCGTATGCCTTCCAGGAACTCGACCGGCTGCCCGCGGGATTCGCCGTGCCCGCGGACCGCCAGAAACCCTGGGGCACCGGCCACGCCATGCTCGTCGCCCGCGATCTCGTGCCCGGCCCCTTCGCCGTGATCAATGCGGACGACTTCTACGGCGCCGGCGCTTTTCAACTGCTGGGCGACTACCTTCGCGCCTGTCCGGCCGTCGGCCACGATTACGCCATGGTCGGCTACACCCTGCGGGACACGCTGTCCGATCACGGCACCGTGACCCGCGGCATCTGCGATTGCGACGACCGGCTGTATCTCCGCCGCATCGTGGAGACCGCCAAGGTTGCCCGGGACGGCCGGCGCGCCGTAACGGCCGACGCGGCCGGACAGCCGCAGGCCCTCACCGGCGACGAATGGGTCTCCATGAATGCCTGGGCCTTCACCCCGACGATCTTCGACCACCTGGACCGGGAATTCGGGCTCTTCCTGAAAAAGCAGGGCGCGGACCCCAAGGCCGAATTTTTCATCCCGGGCGTCGTCGGCAGCCTCATCGGGGAAGGACGAGTCCGGGTCCGGGTCCTCCCCGGCACTGGCCGCTGGTTCGGGATCACCTACCGCGAGGACAAGCCTTCCATCGTGGCCGCGCTGCAGGACATGGTCTCGCAGGGCCAATACCCGGCCCGCCTCTGGTCTTGA